In a single window of the Lodderomyces elongisporus chromosome 4, complete sequence genome:
- the RPL19A gene encoding 60S ribosomal protein L19A produces the protein MDYEIVANLRTQKRLAASVVGVGKRKIWLDPNETTEISNANSRAAIRKLYKNGTIVKKPNTVHSRSRARALKESKAQGRHMGYGKRKGTKDARMPQQVLWMRRLRVLRKLLAKYRDAGKIDKHLYHNLYKAAKGNTFKHKRSLVEHIITAKAEALREKALKDEAEARRVRNRAARERRQQRIAEKREALFAEEA, from the exons ATGGATTACGAGATTGT GGCTAATTTAAGAACTCAAAAGAGACTCGCCGCAAGTGtcgttggtgttggtaagAGAAAGATTTGGCTCGATCCTAATGAGACCACTGAAATCTCCAACGCTAACTCTCGTGCTGCTATTCGTAAATTGTACAAGAACGGTACTATTGTTAAGAAGCCAAACACTGTCCACTCCCGTTCCAGAGCTAGAGCTTTGAAAGAATCCAAGGCTCAAGGTAGACACATGGGTTACGGTAAGAGAAAGGGTACCAAGGATGCTCGTATGCCACAACAAGTTTTGTGGATGAGAAGATTGAGAGTGTTGAGAAAATTGTTGGCCAAGTACAGAGATGCTGGTAAGATTGACAAGCACCTTTACCACAACTTGTACAAGGCTGCTAAGGGTAACACATTCAAGCACAAGAGATCATTGGTTGAGCACATCATCACCGCTAAGGCTGAGGCATTGCGTGAGAAGGCATTGAAAGACGAGGCTGAAGCTAGAAGAGTCAGAAACAGAGCTGCtagagaaagaagacaacaaagaattgctgaaaagagagaagctTTGTTTGCTGAAGAAGCTTAA
- the ADE2 gene encoding phosphoribosylaminoimidazole carboxylase ade2 (BUSCO:EOG09261D4D): MDSKSIGILGGGQLGRMIVEAAHRLNIKTVILDAPESPAKQINALDEHVDGSFTDYSSIEKLAEKVDILTVEIEHVDVDALKRIQTKFPKIEIYPLPETIKLIQDKYLQKQHLIQHGVAVTESQAVAENSAADLEKIGEEYGYPFMLKSRTLAYDGRGNFVVKDKSYIPKALEFLAERPLYAEKWCPFTMELAVMVVRSIEGEVFAYPTVETVHQNNICHLVYAPARITDTLAKKAQLLAQNAVKSFPGCGIFGVEMFLLPSGELLINEIAPRPHNSGHYTIDACVTSQFEAHVRAVAGLPMPKGFTDFSTSITNAIMLNVLGDKETPNKELETCRRALETPHASVYLYGKTTRPERKMGHINIVSSSMGDAENRLSYIMGESKKIPEVPESERVQPLVGIIMGSDSDLPVMAVGARILKQFNVPFEVTIVSAHRTPHRMSQYAIDAPKRGLKCIIAGAGGAAHLPGMVAAMTPLPVIGVPVKGSTLDGVDSLHSIVQMPRGIPVATVAINNSTNAALLAIRILGAADSHWLNEMSTYMNNMESEVLGKAEVLEDIGYEDYLTDKLKK, encoded by the coding sequence ATGGATAGCAAAAGTATTGGAATTCTTGGAGGCGGCCAGCTTGGTCGTATGATTGTTGAAGCAGCACACCGTCTCAATATCAAAACAGTAATTCTTGATGCTCCTGAATCGCCAGCTAAACAAATTAACGCATTGGATGAACATGTTGATGGTTCATTTACTGACTACTCTTCAATCGAGAAATTGGCTGAGAAAGTTGATATCCTCACTGTTGAGATTGAacatgttgatgttgatgcaTTGAAAAGGATTCAGACCAAATTCCCCAAAATAGAAATCTATCCATTACCAGAAACAATCAAGTTGATCCAGGACAAatatttacaaaaacagcACTTGATACAGCATGGTGTTGCCGTAACAGAATCTCAAGCCGTTGCCGAGAATAGTGCTGcagatttggaaaagattGGGGAAGAATATGGCTACCCATTCATGTTGAAATCGCGCACATTGGCCTATGATGGAAGAGGCAACTTTGTTGTCAAGGACAAGTCGTATATCCCAAAAGCGTTGGAATTTTTAGCGGAGCGTCCCTTGTATGCCGAGAAATGGTGTCCATTCACCATGGAATTAGCCGTGATGGTTGTAAGATCAATTGAAGGAGAAGTATTTGCTTATCCTACAGTGGAAACTGTACACCAGAACAATATCTGCCACTTGGTTTATGCACCAGCTAGAATCACTGACACGTTGGCTAAAAAGGCTCAGTTACTTGCACAGAATGCAGTGAAGTCCTTCCCTGGATGTGGTATCTTTGGTGTTGAGATGTTTTTGTTACCTAGTGGAGAGTTGCTCATCAATGAAATCGCACCAAGACCACACAATTCCGGACACTATACTATTGATGCGTGTGTTACGTCGCAATTTGAAGCACATGTTAGAGCAGTCGCTGGTTTACCTATGCCCAAAGGTTTTACTGATTTTTCAACCTCCATCACCAATGCCATTATGTTGAATGTGTTGGGAGACAAGGAGACCCCAAATAAGGAGTTGGAAACTTGCCGAAGAGCATTAGAGACACCTCATGCATCGGTTTACTTGTACGGCAAGACGACTCGTCCTGAAAGGAAAATGGGACATATCAATATTGTCTCGTCATCAATGGGTGATGCAGAAAATCGGTTATCGTACATCATGGGAGAGAGCAAGAAAATACCTGAGGTTCCAGAGTCGGAAAGAGTTCAACCATTGGTTGGAATAATTATGGGTTCTGACTCGGACTTGCCAGTGATGGCTGTTGGTGCACGTATCTTGAAACAATTTAATGTACCATTTGAAGTCACCATTGTTAGTGCACATCGTACACCACACCGTATGTCGCAATATGCAATTGACGCGCCAAAGCGTGGTTTGAAATGTATTATTGCCGGTGCTGGAGGTGCTGCTCATTTACCGGGAATGGTTGCAGCAATGACACCATTACCTGTGATTGGTGTGCCTGTGAAGGGTTCAACTTTGGATGGTGTGGATTCGTTGCATTCGATAGTCCAGATGCCAAGAGGCATACCTGTTGCCACTGTTGCCATAAATAACAGTACAAACGCCGCGTTATTGGCGATCAGGATTCTTGGTGCAGCCGATTCACACTGGTTGAATGAAATGAGCACGTATATGAACAACATGGAATCTGAGGTTTTGGGAAAGGCAGAGGTATTGGAAGATATCGGGTACGAAGACTACCTTACTGATAAGCTCAAAAAGTGA
- the RAX1 gene encoding Bud site selection protein, Revert to axial protein 1 — MYDEKYQSNFPNSNYLSNLNNLNGTNQSIHLNRLPTLGEILANKSKSPVDLFTFYQFMKDVEGKVDYLDFWFDLINHLNLCKHYVKGLRDSIVRQSGTFSHHNNNRLSQSHQSGAYTNDTLDLQQQSQQSQQSQQQPQAQQQQSQQQSQQRFSAPRNAMHRSSDSPSIPSNRQSSGARPISETSQKHKSLSSSILLDLIINDNILEENDSHRLSAFLRGDISLDNIDPKLKELIEQYNAETDAENRYSNEPLQSPLSPAFQTSARSSASLGSRSNNPFLPQQPSPKLKHSQRQEKRVSSQSHLIDQYNDDDFLDRDHDHDHDHEDDDSSVDLHPHSGDSLYDNQLDIGQADRAVHASKYVSLNSNSNNNNNNNNNNFNANANANTDTNHQQQIHNMQNTQPLAQPPNMFGDTGNLVYPQPKNKRASVINPSLLERLIRDSPAMSNKASSFVTRDNLRGSSHNLLLKYFVEDSEKNLNLPPQLNSYIIKSIEVDGRDDPDIFNYVKTFVFNKLENDHLPKFLDFTATRNINHSNFGRIITGFFFLFGAFWISFIFVFLNYRKGLRPVIVAPFFIAFYFIISSIYLVDPILAWLGLSETFSKSNGKSILRIEEKFIYKFIVKRSLWVMFLILVMTAIFTVLFSLVPGHRL; from the coding sequence ATGTATGACGAAAAGTATCAGCTGAATTTCCCCAATTCCAACTACTTATCGAACCTAAATAACTTGAATGGAACGAATCAAAGTATACACTTGAACAGGCTACCCACCTTGGGCGAGATCCTAGCCAACAAGTCAAAGTCGCCAGTAGACTTGTTTACATTTTACCAGTTTATGAAGGATGTCGAAGGAAAAGTCGACTACTTGGATTTCTGGTTCGACTTGATCAACCACTTGAACTTGTGTAAACACTATGTCAAAGGCTTGAGAGACTCGATAGTACGGCAATCAGGCACTTTTAGCCACCACAATAACAACCGTTTGAGCCAGAGCCACCAAAGCGGTGCTTACACTAATGATACATTGGATTTGCAACAACAGTCACAACAGTCACAACagtcacaacaacaaccacaggcacaacaacaacagtcaCAACAACAGTCACAGCAACGGTTTTCAGCGCCAAGAAATGCAATGCATCGCAGCTCCGACTCACCAAGTATCCCCTCAAATAGACAAAGTTCAGGAGCCAGACCAATATCAGAGACATCTCAAAAACACAAGTCGCTAAGCTCATCCATCTTGCTAGATCTCATTATCAATGACAATATCTTGGAGGAAAACGATTCACACAGATTATCTGCATTCTTGAGAGGTGACATTAGCTTGGACAATATCGATCCAAAACTAAAAGAGTTGATTGAACAATACAATGCCGAGACCGATGCCGAAAATAGATACTCAAATGAGCCACTTCAAAGTCCACTCTCACCTGCGTTTCAAACAAGTGCTAGGTCTTCTGCTAGTCTAGGGTCGAGATCAAACAACCCCTTTTtaccacaacaaccactGCCAAAGCTAAAGCATCTGCAACGACAAGAGAAACGAGTCAGCTCACAATCCCACTTGATTGACCAATACAATGACGACGACTTTCTCGATCGCGACCATGACCATGACCATGACCACGAAGACGATGATAGCAGTGTTGACTTGCACCCACACTCTGGCGACTCTTTATATGACAACCAATTGGATATCGGCCAAGCAGATCGTGCAGTACATGCATCTAAATATGTTTCACtaaacagcaacagcaacaacaacaacaataacaacaataacaacttTAATGCTAATGCTAATGCTAATACGGACACTAATCACCAGCAACAGATACATAATATGCAAAACACACAACCTCTCGCACAACCACCCAATATGTTTGGAGATACAGGAAACTTGGTGTACCCGCAacccaaaaacaaaagagcaTCGGTTATCAATCCATCGCTTTTGGAAAGACTTATCAGGGATTCTCCAGCTATGTCCAATAAAGCCTCGTCATTTGTCACTCGTGATAACTTGAGAGGATCAtcacacaatttacttctCAAGTACTTTGTCGAGGACTCGGAAAAGAACCTCAACTTGCCACCACAATTGAATTCATACATCATTAAACTGATTGAAGTTGATGGACGTGATGACCCAGATATTTTCAATTATGTCAAGACATTTGTCTTTAACAAATTGGAGAATGACCATTTGCCAAAATTTCTCGACTTTACTGCTACACGAAATATCAACCACTCCAACTTTGGAAGAATCATTACaggcttttttttcctctttggcGCATTTTGGATTAGCTTTATATTTGTATTCTTGAATTACAGAAAAGGCTTACGTCCAGTTATAGTTGCACCTTTTTTCATTGCATTTTATTTCATCATATCCTCGATTTACTTGGTCGACCCCATTTTAGCATGGTTGGGACTACTGGAGACATTTTCCAAAAGCAATGGCAAATCAATATTGAGGATTGAAGAGAAATTCATCTACAAATTCATTGTCAAGAGAAGTTTGTGGGTGATGTTTTTGATCTTGGTAATGACCGCTATATTCACCGTTTTGTTTAGTCTCGTTCCAGGTCACCGACTATAA